One Paramisgurnus dabryanus chromosome 8, PD_genome_1.1, whole genome shotgun sequence DNA window includes the following coding sequences:
- the rab34a gene encoding ras-related protein Rab-34a isoform X2, producing MSVLPPVRKDRIIGQLPKCFNRGAALHTENEFHSKVKTACQQQRTGTVGFKISKVIVVGDLAVGKTCLINRFCKNVFDKNYKATIGVDFEMERFEVLGVPFSLQLWDTAGQERFKCIASTYYRGAQAVIIVFDLTDVASLEHTRQWLEDAMKENDPTSVLLFLVGTKKDLSSSAQYDLIEQDAMKLADQMKAEYWAVSSLTGENVREFFFRVASLTFEANVMAELEKSGSRRIGEVVKINSNPNNLYTTSKKKQSNCCQ from the exons ATGAGCGTGCTGCCCCCCGTGAGAAAAGACCGAATAATCGGACAGCTTCCTAAG TGCTTCAACAGAGGTGCCGCTTTGCACACGGAAAATGAATTTCACAGCAAGGTTAAGACGGCTTGTCAACAACAGAGAACAGGGACAGTGGG GTTTAAAATCTCCAAAGTCATTGTAGTTGGCGATCTGGCTGTAGGGAAAACCTGTTTAATTAATAG attttgtaaaaatgtgtttgacaAGAATTACAAGGCCACCATTGGAGTGGACTTTGAGATGGAGAGGTTTGAAGTTCTGGGGGTCCCGTTCAGCCTCCAGTT GTGGGACACTGCAGGTCAGGAGAGGTTTAAATGCATTGCCTCTACGTACTACAGAGGAGCTCAGG CGGTTATCATTGTGTTTGATCTGACTGATGTGGCATCACTAGAGCACACAAG GCAATGGTTGGAGGATGCAATGAAAGAGAACGACCCTACAAGTGTATTACTCTTCCTGGTTGGCACAAAGAAAGATCTGAGT TCATCTGCCCAGTATGATCTAATCGAACAGGATGCAATGAAACTGGCTGATCAGATGAAAGCAGAGTACTGGGCTGTATCTTCTTTAACTG GTGAGAATGTGAGAGAGTTTTTCTTTCGAGTGGCATCTTTAACGTTTGAGGCGAACGTTATGGCTGAACTGGAAAAAAGTGGCTCCAGACGTATTGGGGAAGTTGTTA AAATCAACAGTAACCCAAACAACTTATATACAACGTCCAAGAAGAAGCAGTCCAACTGTTGTCAGTAA
- the rab34a gene encoding ras-related protein Rab-34a isoform X1, translated as MSVLPPVRKDRIIGQLPKCFNRGAALHTENEFHSKVKTACQQQRTGTVGRFKISKVIVVGDLAVGKTCLINRFCKNVFDKNYKATIGVDFEMERFEVLGVPFSLQLWDTAGQERFKCIASTYYRGAQAVIIVFDLTDVASLEHTRQWLEDAMKENDPTSVLLFLVGTKKDLSSSAQYDLIEQDAMKLADQMKAEYWAVSSLTGENVREFFFRVASLTFEANVMAELEKSGSRRIGEVVKINSNPNNLYTTSKKKQSNCCQ; from the exons ATGAGCGTGCTGCCCCCCGTGAGAAAAGACCGAATAATCGGACAGCTTCCTAAG TGCTTCAACAGAGGTGCCGCTTTGCACACGGAAAATGAATTTCACAGCAAGGTTAAGACGGCTTGTCAACAACAGAGAACAGGGACAGTGGG CAGGTTTAAAATCTCCAAAGTCATTGTAGTTGGCGATCTGGCTGTAGGGAAAACCTGTTTAATTAATAG attttgtaaaaatgtgtttgacaAGAATTACAAGGCCACCATTGGAGTGGACTTTGAGATGGAGAGGTTTGAAGTTCTGGGGGTCCCGTTCAGCCTCCAGTT GTGGGACACTGCAGGTCAGGAGAGGTTTAAATGCATTGCCTCTACGTACTACAGAGGAGCTCAGG CGGTTATCATTGTGTTTGATCTGACTGATGTGGCATCACTAGAGCACACAAG GCAATGGTTGGAGGATGCAATGAAAGAGAACGACCCTACAAGTGTATTACTCTTCCTGGTTGGCACAAAGAAAGATCTGAGT TCATCTGCCCAGTATGATCTAATCGAACAGGATGCAATGAAACTGGCTGATCAGATGAAAGCAGAGTACTGGGCTGTATCTTCTTTAACTG GTGAGAATGTGAGAGAGTTTTTCTTTCGAGTGGCATCTTTAACGTTTGAGGCGAACGTTATGGCTGAACTGGAAAAAAGTGGCTCCAGACGTATTGGGGAAGTTGTTA AAATCAACAGTAACCCAAACAACTTATATACAACGTCCAAGAAGAAGCAGTCCAACTGTTGTCAGTAA
- the LOC135771293 gene encoding adenine phosphoribosyltransferase isoform X2 produces the protein MHVVTEGSFSTLSVSRKMNVFTVPQNRKDGWYLSLMAPNTKGPTFAWLDPSRLYCNSQALSDCVKDLLKPFKNETIDLVAGIDAMGFILGSAVATTLEKGFLAIRKSGHLCVQTDTQKYTDYSGREKYMEVRLDVLKPGHRVLIVDQWIETGGTMQAAIKLLEKQGAIIVAIDAGMV, from the exons ATGCATGTGGTTACAGAGGGGAGCTTTTCAACCCTATCTGTTTCTcgaaaaatgaatgtttttacTGTTCCCCAGAACAGAAAAGATGGCTGGTACTTGTCACTTATGGCCCCAAATACAAAAGGACCAACGTTTGCCTGGCTTGACCCCTCAAGACTCTACTGCAACTCCCAG GCACTGTCAGATTGTGTGAAGGACCTTCTCAAACCATTCAAAAATGAAACCATTGACCTGGTGGCTGGAATAGATGCCATGGGCTTCATCCTGG GGTCAGCTGTAGCAACCACATTAGAAAAGGGATTTCTTGCGATTCGGAAATCAGGACACCTATGTGTTCAAACAGACACTCAAAAGTACACGGATTACTCCGGACGTGAGAAGTATATGGAAGTTCGTCTTGATGTGTTAAAGCCAG GTCATCGGGTCCTTATAGTAGACCAGTGGATTGAGACTGGAGGAACTATGCAAGCAGCCATCAAACTGTTGGAGAAACAGGGAGCTATTATTGTAG ccatagatgctggaatggtgtga
- the LOC135771293 gene encoding adenine phosphoribosyltransferase isoform X1 has translation MHVVTEGSFSTLSVSRKMNVFTVPQNRKDGWYLSLMAPNTKGPTFAWLDPSRLYCNSQALSDCVKDLLKPFKNETIDLVAGIDAMGFILGSAVATTLEKGFLAIRKSGHLCVQTDTQKYTDYSGREKYMEVRLDVLKPGHRVLIVDQWIETGGTMQAAIKLLEKQGAIIVGIAAVAIENSEGGKWLKENYKYSHCIPKELQAQIDNQYMESFSQQ, from the exons ATGCATGTGGTTACAGAGGGGAGCTTTTCAACCCTATCTGTTTCTcgaaaaatgaatgtttttacTGTTCCCCAGAACAGAAAAGATGGCTGGTACTTGTCACTTATGGCCCCAAATACAAAAGGACCAACGTTTGCCTGGCTTGACCCCTCAAGACTCTACTGCAACTCCCAG GCACTGTCAGATTGTGTGAAGGACCTTCTCAAACCATTCAAAAATGAAACCATTGACCTGGTGGCTGGAATAGATGCCATGGGCTTCATCCTGG GGTCAGCTGTAGCAACCACATTAGAAAAGGGATTTCTTGCGATTCGGAAATCAGGACACCTATGTGTTCAAACAGACACTCAAAAGTACACGGATTACTCCGGACGTGAGAAGTATATGGAAGTTCGTCTTGATGTGTTAAAGCCAG GTCATCGGGTCCTTATAGTAGACCAGTGGATTGAGACTGGAGGAACTATGCAAGCAGCCATCAAACTGTTGGAGAAACAGGGAGCTATTATTGTAG GCATTGCAGCTGTGGCCATTGAGAACAGTGAGGGTGGGAAGTGGCTAAAGGAAAACTATAAGTATTCCCATTGCATTCCAAAAGAGCTTCAGGCTCAGATAGACAATCAATACATGGAGTCTTTTTCACAACAGTAA
- the proca1 gene encoding uncharacterized protein proca1, giving the protein MWSVLFVFLSYVDRNFVKGELLTSLDAEKESKELFYMLNNTMCAKGSMAGDHHLHQVTDGVEEVRSLHDSQGRLLDCSVIQNQMQVKSFMHVCRLGLREQKVNSDLKPSLTGLSEAKANCNKLKTKGDRNVIVTTKPKESDAENNNDKLRRSKRGFTYPGTLWCGAGNIADHYDQLGEFAETDKCCRVHDHCPYVIHAFSSNYGYTNFKWHSLSHCDCDNQLKECLRQVNHTSSRVVGQAFFNVIEVPCFEFTYEEQCVERHWYGMCKRYDKVPVAVIKESIPYDFGGIDVIDVLTIAPPKSKESEEEKHDETQTTQSTFSKSKTATPEEPSLTNVVTAAEDFIKVLATVSTSQSSSTDTEKGETQTSERKKKKNSGKKKKENKKRRGKGKGRKKNQKLEAVLKVDEGTSAPPPASQVQDEVKGKNNFDANIKKLSTTENNFMNGELDAVGNKMMRDDPQRTVNDSQEVVSTSASTKKDQEIQQGQENNTYITPTSHTVPTTRAKPVIPKLRHRNEKKKTRKTTEATHAHPKEVANSTDGVNLATTESPIIEVRKEMPHGTEHNEERRPIVTTSNPQNTPIVRTKRPNSRQREGRKRMKKIFKASSTEEPHQDLTSRDSLLDPGTNGVTVGLPERLGLDRLENLTSSSAPPKNKKSSKGAKGRRTFIEEHSKSSNDRRVVKICYEVVLPAETDTTPLPTLTQEDTVVQSADLKMSTTPTLPLAQTNTPSMVTRGPKTLKGKKTKERGTRNKRGKAKRE; this is encoded by the exons ATGTGGTCCGTGCTTTTTGTCTTTCTGTCCTACGTAGACAGAAACTTCGTCAAAGGGGAATTGTTGACCTCTTTGGATGCTGAAAAGGAAAGCAAAGAGTTGTTTTACATGCTGAACAACACCATGTGCGCAAAAGGTTCAATGGCAGGTGACCATCATCTCCATCAGGTCACCGATGGGGTGGAAGAGGTTCGCTCGTTACACGACTCTCAAGGACGTTTGCTGGACTGCTCTGTCATCCAAAATCAAATGCAAGTGAAATCCTTCATGCACGTATGCAGACTCGGTTTAAGAGAGCAAAAGGTGAACTCTGATTTGAAGCCGAGTTTGACCGGGTTGTCGGAAGCCAAAGCGAATTGTAACAAGTTGAAGACGAAAGGCGACAGAAACGTGATCGTGACAACAAAACCAAAAGAGTCGGATGCTGAAAACAACAATGACAAGCTACGTCGATCGAAACGAGGTTTCACTTATCCGGGTACACTTTGGTGTGGTGCGGGAAACATTGCGGACCATTATGACCAACTGG GTGAATTCGCGGAAACAGACAAATGCTGTCGCGTGCACGATCACTGCCCCTACGTCATTCATGCGTTCTCCTCCAACTATGGATACACCAATTTTAAATGGCACTCCCTCAGCCACTGCGACTGTGACAATCA GTTGAAAGAATGCCTGAGACAAGTCAATCACACCTCTTCCCGAGTGGTTGGACAAGCCTTCTTTAATGTAATTGAAGTGCCCTGTTTTGAGTTCACTTATGAAGAGCAGTGTGTGGAGCGCCACTGGTATGGGAT GTGTAAAAGGTACGACAAAGTTCCCGTTGCAGTGATCAAAGAGTCCATTCCCTACGACTTCGGGGGCATTGATGTCATTGATGTATTAACTATAGCTCCTCCCAAATCGAAAGAGTCAGAGGAAGAAAAGCATGACGAGACTCAAACGACCCAATCGACATTTTCCAAATCGAAGACCGCCACCCCTGAAGAGCCCTCGCTCACGAACGTGGTGACGGCCGCAGAGGATTTCATCAAAGTTCTCGCCACGGTCTCCACCTCGCAAAGCTCATCCACAGACACAGAAAAAGGAGAAACGCAGACGTCagaaagaaagaagaagaagaattcgggcaaaaagaaaaaagagaaCAAAAAGAGAAGGGGAAAGGGTAAAGGCAGAAAGaaaaaccaaaaacttgaagcCGTGCTGAAGGTCGATGAAGGAACATCAGCTCCACCTCCTGCAAGTCAAGTGCAAGATGAGGTCAAaggtaaaaataattttgatgcGAACATCAAAAAATTAAGCACAACGGAGAACAATTTCATGAACGGTGAGCTTGACGCTGTAGGTAATAAGATGATGAGAGATGATCCTCAGAGGACGGTTAATGACAGTCAGGAGGTTGTGTCCACTTCAGCAAGTACAAAGAAAGATCAAGAGATACAGCAAGGACAAGAAAACAACACATACATCACACCTACATCTCACACTGTCCCAACTACTCGTGCTAAGCCCGTAATACCAAAGCTGAGAcatagaaatgaaaagaaaaagacaaGGAAAACTACAGAAGCCACCCATGCACACCCGAAGGAAGTAGCGAATTCAACAGATGGCGTAAACCTCGCAACAACAGAGAGTCCCATTATTGAGGTAAGAAAAGAGATGCCACACGGCACAGAGCACAATGAAGAAAGGAGACCTATAGTCACCACATCCAATCCACAAAATACACCCATTGTGAGAACCAAAAGGCCAAATTCAAGGCAGCGAGAAGGAAGAAAGAGAATGAAGAAAATCTTCAAAGCTTCCTCTACAGAAGAACCCCATCAAGATCTCACCTCAAGAGATTCCCTACTGGATCCCGGTACAAATGGGGTGACAGTAGGGCTACCAGAGAGATTAGGCTTGGACCGGCTCGAAAACCTTACATCATCAAGTGCACctccaaaaaacaaaaaaagttcaAAGGGCGCCAAGGGAAGAAGAACATTTATAGAGGAACACTCCAAATCTTCCAACGACAGGCGTGTAGTCAAAATCTGTTATGAAGTTGTTTTGCCTGCTGAAACGGATACAACGCCACTCCCTACTTTGACTCAGGAGGACACCGTAGTTCAGTCAGCTGACCTTAAGATGAGTACAACTCCAACATTACCTCTCGCACAGACTAACACTCCATCGATGGTGACGCGCGGTCCTAAAACCCTAAAGGGGAAGAAAACCAAGGAGCGAGGAACCAGGAACAAACGAGGAAAAGCTAAGAGAGAATGA
- the LOC135771299 gene encoding dehydrogenase/reductase SDR family member 11-like: MMDRWKDRVAVVTGASVGIGAAVAKSLVQHGMKVVGCARNVEQIEEIASECVKSGFSGTLLPYKCDLSVEEEIISMFTWIKAQHHGVDVCINNAGLAFPEPLLNGKTSSWKTMLDVNVIGLSVCTREAYQSMKERNVDDGHIININSLCGHRVMPRADIHFYTATKYAVTALTEGLRQELQETKSHIRATSISPGLVETMFTPRLYSHMPEIAVAAYKYIKCLQAEDIANAVVYALSAPAHVQVGELQVMPVEQMYS; encoded by the exons ATGATGGATCGCTGGAAGGACAGAGTTGCTGTTGTTACTGGTGCCTCAGTGGGAATCGGAGCTGCAGTAGCCAAATCTCTTGTGCAGCATGGCATGAAAGTGGTTGGTTGTGCCAGAAACGTCGAACAAATAGAG GAAATAGCATCAGAATGTGTCAAAAGTGGATTCAGTGGCACTCTGCTTCCATACAAATGTGATCTGTCTGTAGAGGAGGAAATCATATCCATGTTCACCTGGATCAAAGCTCAACATCATGGGGTCGACGTGTGCATCAATAACGCAGGCTTGGCTTTTCCAGAACCTCTATTAAATGGCAAAACCAGCAGCTGGAAGACTATGTTAGAT GTGAATGTGATCGGGTTGTCAGTGTGCACCCGTGAGGCTTACCAGTccatgaaagaaagaaatgttGATGATGGTCATATCATTAACATCAACAG TTTGTGTGGACACCGGGTCATGCCCAGAGCTGACATACACTTCTACACGGCAACCAAATACGCTGTGACTGCACTAACAGAAGGTTTGCGACAAGAGTTACAGGAAACCAAGAGCCACATACGTGCCACC AGTATATCTCCTGGTTTAGTGGAGACTATGTTCACCCCTCGCCTTTACAGTCACATGCCAGAAATTGCTGTTGCTGCTTATAAATACATAAAG TGTCTACAGGCAGAAGATATAGCCAATGCAGTGGTGTATGCTTTAAGTGCTCCCGCTCATGTTCAG GTTGGAGAACTTCAGGTGATGCCTGTGGAACAGATGTATTCCTAA
- the LOC135771294 gene encoding dehydrogenase/reductase SDR family member 11-like, whose protein sequence is MFRWKGRVALVTGASVGIGAAIAKSLVQHGMKVVGCARNVEQIEKLASECVKSGFSGTLIPYKCDLSVEEEILAMFSSIKVQHHGVDVCINNAGLAHPDSILTGKTSGWKAMLDVNVIGLSVCTREAHQSMKERNVDDGHIININSMSGHRVMHNSDVHFYAATKYAVTALTEGLRQELREAKAHIRATCISPGLVETEFAFRLLKHKPEMAAATYTDFKCLEADDVASAVVYVLSAPPHVQIGDIQMRPVEQLT, encoded by the exons ATGTTTCGCTGGAAAGGCAGAGTTGCTCTTGTTACCGGAGCTTCCGTGGGAATTGGAGCTGCAATAGCCAAATCTCTTGTCCAGCATGGCATGAAAGTGGTTGGTTGTGCCAGAAACGTGGAACAAATAGAG AAATTAGCATCAGAATGTGTCAAGAGTGGATTCAGTGGCACTTTAATTCCATATAAATGTGATCTGTCTGTAGAAGAAGAAATCTTGGCCATGTTTTCCTCTATCAAAGTTCAACATCATGGCGTTGACGTGTGCATCAATAACGCTGGCTTGGCTCATCCAGACTCTATATTAACTGGCAAAACCAGTGGCTGGAAAGCTATGCTGGAT GTGAATGTGATCGGACTATCAGTGTGCACTCGTGAGGCTCACCAGTccatgaaagaaagaaatgttGATGACGGTCATATTATTAACATCAACAG CATGTCTGGACACAGAGTTATGCACAATAGTGACGTTCACTTCTACGCTGCTACCAAATATGCTGTGACTGCTCTCACAGAAGGTTTGAGACAAGAGTTACGAGAGGCTAAGGCCCACATACGTGCCACG TGTATATCTCCTGGTCTTGTGGAGACAGAGTTTGCCTTTCGACTTTTAAAACACAAGCCAGAGATGGCTGCTGCAACCTATACAGATTTTAAG TGCCTGGAAGCTGATGACGTAGCCTCTGCAGTTGTGTATGTACTGAGTGCTCCTCCACATGTTCAG ATTGGTGACATTCAGATGAGGCCTGTAGAACAACTGACATAA